The following proteins are encoded in a genomic region of Porphyrobacter sp. CACIAM 03H1:
- a CDS encoding conjugal transfer protein TraN codes for MMRRLLIIPAVLIACLAPTAQAQTTPQGTSTTEAAKAEGKAFGREQAGAAQSAATTRPDADRIPNFSSAPSEALYFDDPARMERDAASQANANTGYRTMRDSMERRARFTPEDLEAVVAHSGQISADPLAFTSGMSVSGSQGRCVPLPPGGGTGARYMATCNVGYTASEEARSCAIPLNVAVETETRYIYWCSEFGSGFEEDCTRFHAASCERTGWIDGPCLQWANFGGREFCAEPGSPISVMSCPAPVQGAPLQDTVIVRNVSTNRDEAQCSGLATDGNCRQTSETCTDSDPVTRIIDGVAVTQPCWAWERQFTCAQFVEAQDCSALEATPGCRLVGEECLSGEPCRTWERVYDCPVPDQPGSPNQFICDGDVYCIDGSCETIEREANDEFKDAVVALNAMDQARREFDPDTLTLFKGTRNTCSSKVFGVLNCCKGKGFPLIPGIQLLVSLGCSREEMLLHERDAKGLCAYVGTYCSDSFLGVCLTKKKAYCCFESKLSRILQEQGRRQLNKPWGKPKTEQCRGFTLDEFSRLDLSQMDFGEVYAEFTEAARLPDDLTAASDLQQKIEDYYARASN; via the coding sequence ATGATGCGCAGGCTCCTCATCATTCCCGCTGTCCTCATCGCGTGCCTTGCACCCACCGCACAGGCCCAGACTACGCCTCAGGGCACCAGCACCACCGAGGCGGCCAAGGCCGAGGGCAAGGCATTCGGGCGCGAGCAGGCTGGTGCTGCACAAAGCGCGGCGACCACGCGCCCCGATGCTGACCGGATCCCGAACTTCAGCAGCGCGCCGTCCGAAGCCCTCTATTTCGATGATCCGGCGCGCATGGAGCGCGACGCGGCAAGCCAGGCGAATGCCAACACCGGCTATCGCACCATGCGCGATTCCATGGAGCGACGCGCGCGCTTCACGCCCGAGGACCTCGAAGCTGTTGTTGCCCACAGCGGGCAGATCAGTGCCGACCCGCTCGCCTTTACCAGCGGCATGAGCGTCAGCGGCTCGCAGGGCCGCTGCGTCCCGCTGCCCCCTGGCGGCGGAACGGGCGCGCGCTACATGGCAACCTGCAATGTCGGCTACACGGCAAGCGAAGAGGCGCGCAGTTGTGCGATCCCGCTCAACGTCGCGGTCGAGACAGAGACCCGCTACATCTATTGGTGCAGCGAATTCGGTTCGGGCTTTGAGGAAGATTGCACACGGTTTCATGCGGCGAGCTGCGAGCGGACGGGCTGGATTGACGGGCCGTGCTTGCAGTGGGCCAATTTCGGCGGCCGCGAGTTCTGTGCTGAACCGGGCTCACCGATCAGCGTGATGTCCTGCCCTGCCCCGGTTCAGGGCGCCCCGCTCCAGGATACCGTCATCGTGCGGAACGTGAGCACCAACCGTGACGAGGCGCAGTGCTCAGGTCTCGCAACGGACGGAAACTGCCGCCAGACCAGCGAAACCTGCACTGACAGCGATCCGGTCACCCGGATCATCGATGGCGTTGCCGTGACACAGCCCTGCTGGGCGTGGGAGCGGCAGTTCACCTGCGCTCAATTCGTCGAAGCGCAGGATTGCAGTGCACTCGAAGCAACGCCCGGCTGCAGACTTGTCGGCGAGGAATGCCTGTCGGGCGAGCCCTGTCGCACCTGGGAGCGGGTCTATGATTGCCCGGTTCCCGATCAGCCCGGCAGCCCCAACCAGTTCATCTGTGACGGCGATGTCTATTGCATCGACGGCTCATGCGAGACGATCGAGCGCGAGGCGAACGACGAGTTCAAGGATGCCGTTGTTGCCCTCAATGCCATGGACCAGGCCCGCCGCGAGTTCGATCCCGACACGCTCACCCTGTTCAAGGGAACCCGCAACACCTGCTCCTCCAAGGTCTTCGGCGTGCTCAATTGCTGCAAGGGCAAGGGTTTTCCGCTGATCCCCGGTATCCAGCTGCTTGTGAGCCTTGGCTGCAGCCGCGAGGAAATGCTGCTGCACGAGCGCGATGCCAAGGGCCTGTGCGCGTACGTCGGCACCTATTGCTCGGACAGCTTTCTCGGCGTCTGCCTGACCAAGAAGAAGGCCTATTGCTGTTTTGAATCCAAGCTCTCGCGGATCCTGCAGGAGCAAGGGCGCAGGCAGCTGAACAAGCCGTGGGGCAAACCCAAGACCGAGCAATGCCGCGGCTTCACGCTCGACGAGTTTTCCCGGCTCGACCTCAGCCAGATGGACTTCGGCGAGGTCTATGCCGAGTTCACCGAGGCTGCTCGCCTTCCCGACGATCTTACGGCAGCCAGCGATCTCCAGCAGAAAATCGAGGACTACTATGCCCGTGCCAGCAACTAG
- a CDS encoding conjugal transfer protein TraF, whose product MPVPATRAALRPLATCIALLAAAAATPLRAAEPPVVETGEQQDSFYCQERKLGYWFYCARPKPEKPQAENPQQPESATEQLDAVTATLRELKARAILEPTPANVTAYIRFQREQLDRASLFSDVWQRAIWQDPDLDYTLQRPVSTLGKRQWQDDRSAERDAAMARLSQRYGLFYFFAQSCGACEVMSPIVQGVSSRWRITVRAISTDGGPSRHFPGYTVETNQRTRLGLEPKITPAVVLWDALKNRPIPIGYGVMSADELQDRIYLLTSKEAGRDY is encoded by the coding sequence ATGCCCGTGCCAGCAACTAGGGCCGCCTTGCGGCCGCTCGCCACTTGCATTGCCCTTCTTGCCGCCGCCGCGGCGACGCCGCTGCGGGCCGCAGAACCGCCAGTCGTGGAGACCGGAGAGCAGCAGGACAGCTTCTACTGCCAGGAGCGCAAGCTCGGCTACTGGTTCTACTGCGCCCGGCCCAAGCCCGAAAAGCCCCAGGCGGAAAACCCGCAGCAACCGGAAAGTGCGACCGAACAGCTCGATGCTGTGACCGCAACCTTGCGGGAGCTCAAGGCCAGGGCGATCCTCGAGCCCACCCCGGCCAATGTGACCGCGTATATCCGTTTCCAGCGCGAGCAGCTCGACCGGGCATCGCTGTTCAGCGATGTCTGGCAGCGCGCGATCTGGCAGGATCCCGACCTCGACTACACGCTGCAGCGCCCGGTCTCGACGCTCGGCAAGCGCCAGTGGCAGGATGATCGCAGCGCGGAGCGCGATGCGGCGATGGCCCGGCTCTCGCAGCGCTACGGGCTGTTCTACTTCTTCGCGCAGAGCTGCGGCGCCTGTGAGGTCATGTCACCGATCGTTCAGGGCGTGTCATCGCGCTGGCGCATCACGGTGCGGGCGATCTCGACCGATGGCGGTCCGTCGCGCCATTTCCCCGGATACACCGTCGAGACCAATCAGCGCACGCGGCTCGGGCTCGAGCCGAAGATCACCCCGGCGGTTGTGCTGTGGGATGCGCTCAAGAACCGTCCCATCCCGATCGGCTACGGCGTGATGAGCGCCGATGAGCTTCAGGACCGCATCTATCTCCTCACATCGAAGGAAGCTGGCCGTGACTACTGA
- a CDS encoding conjugal transfer protein TraH, with the protein MDAFLDDVGGASNVTGPTAFEGQSAGYYSLGNVWTRFPQKTTNIANLQLPRARAGCGGIDIFAGSFSFINASEIVAMMKAVANNAVGFAFSLAIDTVCPECSKIMQEFAQKAQLMNNLNINSCEMAQGLVGGIWPKGDLADKAICEAIGNSEGIFTDYAAAKHGCGTRGQRASTTAQGSGKYDDVNPGVARNYTWTILKKSAFFSPGGNFDRELAEYAMTLLGTIIYIPPTDDQPGKFVPIAGDASSTLVTSLLDGAPGAGGGSNVLIYDCDEPDKCLDPGFKPLSLPASKALRPRVAALIAGMVDAIREDTPITEAQKELLQVASIPLYKILTVQAAYGRGMPTDDRETLAEIASVDLLFAVLDRIVSESGRSMSSFIGADEAKIAMWQGQVNVVRQALADRQANTHLKVGAIMQIIEKTAFIENVLAASMSPGMSASLDWSRGVQSRALSQ; encoded by the coding sequence ATGGACGCATTCCTCGATGATGTCGGCGGGGCGTCCAACGTCACGGGCCCCACTGCATTCGAGGGTCAGTCAGCAGGCTACTACAGCCTCGGCAATGTCTGGACGCGCTTCCCCCAGAAGACGACAAACATTGCCAACCTGCAATTGCCGCGCGCGCGTGCCGGCTGCGGCGGCATCGACATATTTGCCGGCTCCTTCAGCTTTATCAATGCCAGCGAGATCGTGGCGATGATGAAGGCAGTTGCCAACAACGCGGTCGGGTTCGCCTTCAGCCTCGCGATCGACACTGTCTGCCCCGAGTGCTCGAAAATCATGCAGGAGTTTGCCCAAAAGGCGCAGCTCATGAACAACCTCAACATCAACTCCTGCGAAATGGCGCAGGGCCTGGTGGGCGGGATATGGCCGAAGGGCGACCTCGCTGACAAGGCGATCTGCGAGGCGATCGGGAACTCGGAAGGCATCTTCACCGACTATGCCGCAGCCAAGCATGGCTGCGGCACCAGGGGCCAGCGGGCGAGCACCACGGCGCAGGGTTCGGGCAAGTACGACGACGTCAATCCGGGCGTCGCCAGAAACTACACCTGGACGATCCTCAAGAAGTCGGCCTTCTTCTCGCCCGGAGGCAACTTCGACCGAGAACTCGCTGAATATGCGATGACGCTGCTCGGCACGATCATCTACATCCCGCCCACCGACGATCAGCCAGGCAAGTTCGTGCCGATCGCTGGCGATGCCTCCTCGACCCTCGTCACCTCGCTACTCGACGGCGCGCCGGGTGCCGGTGGCGGCAGCAATGTGCTCATCTACGACTGCGACGAGCCCGACAAATGCCTCGACCCCGGCTTCAAGCCATTGAGCCTGCCGGCTTCCAAGGCCCTGCGCCCACGCGTCGCGGCACTCATCGCCGGGATGGTGGACGCGATCCGCGAAGACACCCCGATCACCGAGGCGCAGAAGGAGCTGCTGCAGGTCGCATCAATCCCGCTCTACAAGATCCTGACCGTGCAGGCGGCCTATGGTCGCGGCATGCCGACTGACGACCGCGAGACGCTCGCCGAGATCGCCAGTGTCGATCTGCTGTTCGCGGTGCTCGACCGGATCGTGAGTGAATCCGGCCGCTCAATGTCGAGCTTTATCGGTGCCGACGAAGCCAAGATCGCGATGTGGCAAGGCCAGGTCAATGTCGTGCGGCAGGCGCTGGCAGACCGGCAGGCCAACACGCACCTCAAGGTCGGGGCGATCATGCAGATCATCGAGAAGACCGCCTTCATCGAGAATGTGCTCGCCGCCTCGATGTCGCCCGGCATGTCGGCTTCGCTCGACTGGTCGCGCGGTGTGCAGTCGCGCGCGCTCTCCCAGTAA
- a CDS encoding conjugal transfer protein TraG N-terminal domain-containing protein, producing MVEIFTVGGGDYLVNVFQAVAAWTGNGGYKSLLQVVMVMGLALSAITLAFNQDWRAWINWFLGATLIYSCLMVPRLDVRVTDRINPGLAPATVSNVPLGLALMASFTSQVGDYLTGSAEVVFALPGDLNYSKNGMIYGARLYDATRSLRISDPEFAANLDEHFRQCVFYDVLLGRYSMKELAESGDIWSTIAPGSQARAQRFLTRDAGTGAVTANIVTCREAYGALNAQWANLVDSMGMVFGRQLYPNQTTTLAKAKLFADLPVAYQYLTGVSASATDIFKQTLTINAMSQAMHSMSASSGAGNVDVYAQTRADIQTERTYGSIASNAMKWVPLLNIVLTVLFYALFPVLFPLFLMPKTGPIALKGYITGFFYLAAWGPLFVILHMMLMVKGAADMTAATGANGISLASFTGMADVNSDIGLLAGYLIASVPFLAGGVAKGALAISHHATSYLNPSQNAAEEAAREASTGNVSLGNTSFENSSVLTRQFAQGTVAPSFTYGAPQTRTVSDSGSVTTSFGQASYDQLPNSSFPFTPTLGQEFTSRLSTMASQARANSETYANVAAESTSSAVSRFRELRDQFSKGNSFESASGTSNSDSIQTAFSEVDQASTNLQRQFGLSRRAADDISTAWFLGGEAGANAGLTNGVASAKVGLKGGGTKTWTDSDIGIASEDRSRIFGSLSQMSDTRNWSNTRDGFVRSVSTSSSSSVSSTASGLNASLTEAQSYTVEARQAEELANRLENQASFFEGDSAAGNLNLSQAYRDWGLAEIEGNRDFYGSARFDDIAFQLSLEGQALQGKFIESYAEQLRDGIEDRLMLPASQPVSRPSVTAPSSVRGRAQIGGGAPVEVPKVDTGTIKDEVQRAQAGGRQTTGGSRSRLDAVTKGAKGASAEAADDVKEW from the coding sequence ATGGTCGAGATTTTCACGGTTGGCGGCGGCGATTACCTCGTCAACGTCTTTCAGGCGGTGGCGGCATGGACCGGCAATGGCGGCTACAAGAGCCTGCTTCAGGTCGTGATGGTCATGGGCCTTGCCCTGTCAGCGATCACACTGGCGTTCAATCAGGACTGGCGCGCCTGGATCAACTGGTTCCTTGGCGCAACGCTGATCTATTCGTGCCTGATGGTGCCGCGGCTTGATGTGCGCGTCACCGACCGGATCAACCCAGGTCTTGCACCAGCCACTGTCAGCAATGTGCCGCTCGGCCTTGCGCTGATGGCGAGCTTCACCAGCCAGGTCGGCGACTACCTCACAGGGTCGGCCGAGGTCGTGTTCGCCTTGCCCGGTGATCTCAACTACTCGAAGAACGGGATGATCTACGGCGCGCGGCTCTATGATGCGACGCGCTCGCTGCGCATCTCCGACCCGGAATTCGCGGCCAACCTCGATGAGCATTTCCGGCAATGCGTCTTTTACGACGTGCTGCTCGGCCGCTATTCGATGAAGGAACTGGCCGAGAGCGGCGACATCTGGTCGACGATCGCGCCGGGCAGTCAGGCGCGCGCGCAGCGCTTTCTCACCCGTGATGCGGGTACAGGCGCGGTGACCGCCAACATCGTCACCTGCCGCGAGGCTTATGGCGCGCTCAATGCCCAGTGGGCGAACCTCGTCGACAGCATGGGCATGGTGTTCGGACGTCAGCTCTACCCCAACCAGACGACGACCCTTGCCAAGGCCAAGCTGTTTGCCGATTTGCCGGTTGCGTACCAGTACCTGACCGGGGTCTCGGCGAGCGCCACGGATATCTTCAAGCAGACGCTCACCATCAACGCGATGAGCCAGGCTATGCATTCGATGTCGGCGAGCAGCGGTGCCGGTAACGTCGATGTCTATGCCCAGACCCGCGCCGACATCCAGACCGAGCGGACCTATGGGTCGATTGCCAGCAATGCCATGAAGTGGGTGCCGCTGCTCAACATCGTGCTCACGGTGCTGTTCTACGCCCTGTTCCCCGTACTCTTCCCCCTCTTCCTGATGCCGAAGACCGGACCGATAGCCTTGAAGGGCTACATAACCGGCTTCTTCTACCTTGCCGCCTGGGGTCCGCTGTTCGTGATCCTCCATATGATGCTGATGGTCAAAGGCGCGGCCGACATGACGGCGGCGACGGGCGCGAACGGCATCAGCCTCGCAAGCTTCACCGGCATGGCCGACGTCAACAGCGATATCGGACTTCTGGCTGGATATCTCATCGCCTCGGTCCCGTTCCTCGCCGGCGGCGTGGCCAAGGGAGCGTTGGCAATCTCGCACCATGCGACGAGCTACCTCAATCCGAGCCAGAACGCGGCGGAAGAGGCGGCACGAGAGGCGAGCACCGGCAACGTCTCGCTCGGCAACACCAGCTTCGAAAACTCGAGCGTGCTAACCCGCCAGTTCGCGCAAGGGACGGTGGCGCCGAGCTTCACCTACGGTGCGCCGCAGACTCGCACGGTCAGCGATAGCGGCTCGGTGACCACGAGCTTCGGGCAGGCAAGCTACGATCAGCTCCCGAATTCGAGCTTTCCCTTCACCCCGACGCTCGGACAGGAATTCACGTCGCGGCTGTCGACCATGGCGTCGCAGGCTCGTGCCAACAGCGAGACCTACGCCAACGTTGCCGCGGAATCGACAAGCAGCGCGGTAAGCAGGTTTCGCGAGCTCCGAGACCAGTTCAGCAAGGGCAATTCCTTCGAGAGCGCCAGCGGCACCTCGAACTCCGACAGCATCCAGACTGCTTTCAGCGAAGTCGATCAAGCTTCAACCAACCTGCAGCGGCAGTTCGGGCTATCGCGCAGGGCAGCTGATGATATCTCGACTGCATGGTTCCTTGGCGGCGAGGCCGGTGCGAATGCTGGCCTGACGAATGGAGTGGCGTCGGCTAAGGTGGGATTGAAAGGTGGAGGTACAAAGACTTGGACCGACAGTGACATCGGCATTGCTTCGGAAGACCGTTCTCGGATCTTCGGGAGCCTGTCTCAAATGTCGGATACCAGAAACTGGTCGAACACGCGCGACGGCTTCGTCCGCTCGGTCAGCACCTCGTCAAGCTCATCAGTCTCGAGCACCGCAAGCGGCTTGAATGCCTCTCTGACAGAGGCGCAAAGCTACACTGTTGAAGCACGACAGGCTGAGGAGCTTGCCAATCGCCTCGAAAACCAGGCGTCATTCTTCGAAGGCGATAGCGCAGCCGGCAACCTCAACCTATCGCAAGCCTATAGAGACTGGGGTTTAGCCGAGATCGAGGGCAATCGCGACTTCTACGGCTCCGCGCGGTTCGACGACATCGCTTTCCAGCTCAGCCTGGAAGGCCAAGCACTGCAGGGCAAATTCATCGAAAGCTACGCCGAGCAACTTCGGGACGGGATCGAAGATCGCCTTATGCTACCCGCAAGTCAGCCCGTTTCTCGGCCTTCGGTCACTGCTCCAAGCTCAGTGCGCGGGCGCGCACAGATTGGCGGAGGAGCTCCAGTTGAGGTCCCTAAGGTCGATACCGGTACCATTAAGGATGAGGTACAGCGCGCTCAGGCTGGCGGTCGCCAGACGACAGGCGGCTCAAGATCGCGCCTGGACGCTGTCACCAAGGGCGCCAAGGGCGCGAGTGCGGAAGCAGCAGACGATGTGAAGGAGTGGTAA
- a CDS encoding class I SAM-dependent DNA methyltransferase yields the protein MGQDRIEVFIAEWRETGGSELANTQSFIHGLANLLGVDPPRGAKADDATNDYVFERRVFQDNGDGTTSFGRIDCYKRGCFILEAKQGSEADRAAADKGEDDLDIFGQTAKTRVARGTARRGTPGWAKAMVQAKGQAERYAKALPIDHGWPPFLLVADIGYCIEVYADFTGTGKAYAQFPDRARYRIMLEDLRDEDVRDRLRAVWTDPKGLDPTARAARVTRDIADLLATVARRLEKRGYDAETTSGFLMRVLFTMFAEDSKLIPEGSFTQLLKNQRAHPEHLEHQLSALWAAMDKGEFSPALGVPLRKFNGYLFKERTALPLDAEELEVLIQAAEHVWTEVEPAIFGTLLERALNPKERAKLGAHYTPRAYVERLIGPTIMEPLRADWDGVRGAAATLIEEGKADEAKAFVEAFHSRLAQTKVLDPACGTGNFLYVAMARMKELEGEVLDLLVELGDDQYVAELTGHTITPENFLGIEINPRAAAIAQLVLWIGYLQWHFRVNGADRTPPEPILRDVKTIENRDALIEWDEKVAELDEDGNPVTRWDGETMKEHPVTGKKVPDETARVVVYRYVKPRAAKWPKADFIVGNPPFHGARTVRATNPVGYIEAVRQVYDIVPENADFVMFWWHKAAIATANASTVRLGFITTKSITQSFSRTVMASHMADKRRVSIVFAIPNHPWIDEADGADVRVAFTVAASGKQTGRKLEVLIERPIAEGAFEVEFAETHGLISPSLRTEVDLQEAKTLRANSDVSSVGFQLTGKGFVVGEELISELSDAERQSFVFSLLGAREIVQTRLQRRVIDVCEVVSEADLRRASPTIYQHLVNSVKPERDVNARKSVREKWWVYGEARNTFRPALKGLASQIVTPLTAKHRVFVVEPVSTRADSTCVCIALDDHYFLGILSSRIHLVWALANGGRLGVGDDPRYLKGECFDPFPFPADVPEPLKDKIRAEAEALDALRKRVLESHEDLTLTKLYNVLEALREGRALTDAERDMHDRGLVTLIRQHHDAIDALVAEAYGWPADLSDEEILTRLVALNKERAAEEARGLIRWLRPEYQAPDYKAPVTQTLDLGESAAVLPDNVIPWPGSLPEQVSAVQSILTAAATPLAPQDVARAFKGKRAATVRPVLDALAGIGMARRLKDGRYAA from the coding sequence ATGGGGCAGGACAGAATCGAAGTGTTCATCGCCGAATGGCGCGAAACGGGTGGGTCCGAACTCGCCAACACGCAATCTTTCATCCACGGCTTGGCCAATCTCCTAGGTGTCGACCCGCCTCGGGGTGCCAAGGCCGATGACGCGACCAACGACTACGTCTTTGAACGCCGCGTCTTTCAGGACAATGGCGACGGCACAACCAGCTTCGGCCGGATCGACTGCTACAAGCGCGGCTGTTTCATCCTCGAAGCCAAGCAGGGCAGCGAAGCTGACCGGGCTGCTGCCGACAAGGGCGAGGACGATCTCGACATCTTCGGCCAGACCGCCAAAACCCGCGTCGCCCGCGGCACCGCCCGGCGCGGCACGCCGGGATGGGCCAAAGCGATGGTTCAGGCCAAGGGCCAGGCCGAACGCTACGCCAAGGCGCTCCCCATCGATCATGGCTGGCCGCCGTTTCTGCTCGTTGCTGACATCGGTTATTGCATCGAGGTCTATGCCGACTTCACCGGCACCGGCAAAGCCTACGCACAGTTCCCCGACCGGGCGCGCTACCGGATCATGCTGGAGGACCTGCGCGACGAGGATGTGCGCGATCGCCTGCGCGCCGTCTGGACCGATCCCAAGGGCCTCGATCCCACCGCCCGCGCCGCCCGCGTCACCCGCGATATTGCCGATCTGCTCGCCACCGTCGCCCGCCGGCTAGAAAAGCGTGGCTACGATGCCGAGACCACCAGCGGTTTCCTCATGCGGGTGCTGTTCACGATGTTCGCCGAGGACAGCAAGCTGATCCCCGAGGGCAGCTTCACCCAGCTCCTCAAGAACCAGCGCGCCCACCCGGAACATCTCGAACACCAGCTTTCCGCGCTGTGGGCGGCGATGGACAAGGGCGAGTTCTCGCCCGCGCTCGGCGTGCCGCTCAGGAAGTTCAACGGCTACCTCTTCAAGGAGCGCACCGCCCTGCCCCTCGATGCCGAGGAGCTGGAGGTGCTGATCCAGGCCGCCGAACACGTCTGGACCGAGGTTGAACCCGCAATCTTCGGCACCCTGCTCGAACGCGCGCTCAATCCCAAGGAGCGGGCCAAGCTCGGCGCCCATTACACCCCGCGCGCCTATGTCGAGCGGCTGATCGGCCCCACCATCATGGAACCGCTGCGCGCCGATTGGGACGGGGTGCGCGGGGCAGCCGCCACCCTGATCGAAGAGGGCAAGGCGGACGAGGCCAAGGCCTTCGTCGAGGCGTTTCATTCCCGGCTTGCCCAGACGAAGGTCCTTGATCCCGCCTGCGGCACCGGCAACTTCCTTTATGTCGCCATGGCGCGCATGAAGGAACTGGAGGGCGAGGTGCTCGATCTGCTGGTCGAGCTGGGCGACGACCAGTATGTCGCCGAGCTCACCGGCCACACCATCACGCCCGAAAACTTCCTCGGCATCGAGATCAACCCGCGCGCCGCCGCAATTGCGCAGCTGGTCCTGTGGATCGGCTACCTGCAATGGCATTTCCGGGTGAACGGTGCGGATCGCACCCCGCCCGAGCCGATCCTGCGCGACGTAAAGACAATCGAGAACCGCGACGCCCTCATCGAGTGGGACGAGAAGGTCGCGGAGCTGGACGAGGATGGAAATCCCGTCACCCGGTGGGACGGCGAGACGATGAAAGAGCACCCCGTCACTGGCAAGAAGGTGCCCGACGAGACGGCGCGGGTGGTGGTCTACCGCTATGTGAAGCCACGCGCGGCGAAGTGGCCCAAGGCGGATTTCATTGTCGGCAACCCGCCATTTCACGGAGCAAGGACAGTCAGGGCTACGAATCCGGTCGGCTATATCGAAGCAGTTCGGCAGGTGTACGACATCGTCCCCGAAAACGCCGACTTCGTGATGTTCTGGTGGCACAAGGCGGCAATCGCTACGGCGAACGCCTCAACAGTTCGCTTGGGCTTCATCACCACCAAAAGCATCACTCAATCGTTTTCTCGGACGGTCATGGCGAGTCACATGGCTGATAAACGTCGAGTTTCAATCGTTTTTGCCATCCCCAATCACCCGTGGATCGATGAAGCGGACGGTGCTGACGTAAGGGTTGCGTTCACGGTTGCTGCATCGGGCAAGCAAACTGGACGGAAACTCGAAGTTTTGATCGAACGGCCCATAGCTGAAGGGGCATTCGAAGTTGAGTTCGCCGAAACTCATGGGCTCATCAGTCCCAGCCTCAGAACGGAAGTTGACCTTCAAGAAGCAAAGACACTTCGAGCTAACTCTGACGTCTCGTCTGTCGGATTTCAACTGACTGGGAAAGGCTTCGTAGTTGGAGAAGAGCTAATCTCGGAACTCAGTGACGCAGAGCGGCAATCTTTTGTTTTCTCTTTGCTCGGCGCTCGGGAAATCGTGCAAACGCGCCTTCAGCGGCGTGTCATCGACGTCTGTGAAGTCGTGAGCGAGGCTGACTTAAGGAGAGCCTCTCCCACGATTTATCAGCACCTTGTGAACTCCGTGAAACCAGAGCGCGACGTAAATGCGCGAAAATCCGTTCGCGAGAAGTGGTGGGTTTATGGCGAAGCAAGGAACACATTTCGGCCTGCCCTCAAAGGACTGGCGAGCCAGATCGTAACTCCCCTCACTGCCAAGCATCGAGTATTTGTCGTCGAACCTGTGTCGACGCGTGCTGATAGCACGTGTGTGTGCATCGCATTAGACGACCACTATTTTCTCGGCATTCTCAGCAGCCGTATCCATCTCGTTTGGGCACTCGCGAATGGTGGGCGACTGGGTGTGGGCGACGACCCACGCTATTTGAAAGGCGAATGCTTCGATCCCTTCCCCTTCCCCGCAGACGTTCCAGAACCGCTCAAGGACAAGATCCGCGCCGAGGCAGAGGCACTCGATGCGCTGCGCAAGCGGGTGCTCGAAAGCCATGAGGATCTGACCCTCACCAAGCTCTACAACGTGCTCGAAGCCCTGCGCGAGGGTCGCGCGCTGACCGATGCCGAGCGCGACATGCATGATCGCGGCCTCGTCACCCTGATCCGCCAGCACCACGACGCCATCGATGCGCTGGTAGCCGAAGCCTATGGCTGGCCCGCCGACCTCTCCGACGAGGAAATCCTCACGCGCCTCGTCGCCCTCAACAAGGAGCGCGCCGCCGAGGAAGCCCGCGGCCTGATCCGCTGGCTGCGCCCCGAATATCAGGCGCCGGACTACAAGGCCCCCGTCACCCAGACGCTCGACCTCGGCGAAAGCGCCGCCGTGCTGCCCGACAACGTCATCCCCTGGCCCGGCTCGCTCCCCGAACAGGTCAGCGCCGTCCAATCCATCCTCACCGCCGCTGCCACGCCCCTCGCCCCGCAAGACGTCGCTCGAGCCTTCAAGGGCAAACGCGCCGCCACCGTCCGCCCGGTGCTGGACGCGCTCGCGGGCATCGGCATGGCAAGGCGGCTGAAGGACGGGCGATACGCGGCGTGA
- a CDS encoding HEPN domain-containing protein — translation MTRRTISQAIEYFRNFGWIAKVTVIGCDEQISEATAARAALAALNCLHVLIGAGHSTKMQVGGPGLANDRRAGFTVKADGALSYMVSYGGQGNVGFDDNWMDLFSGADAQEIIANLGIALEQAVNPALHRPLSERLLDAMQWYGEAVREPSQGAKAVKYVTALERMVMTDEKDDIASLVSSRVAALCLEEPTVHCRDRWQVDVRRAYDIRSRLVHGSVSPTSEIVFEGVRLGSQLARSTLLNAVRLIGAKGLRDEAATNRDLARWFDGMVRHVDEVILQSIPRASTMPFA, via the coding sequence ATGACGCGGCGCACGATTTCGCAGGCAATAGAATACTTCCGCAATTTCGGATGGATCGCCAAAGTGACGGTGATCGGCTGTGACGAGCAGATATCAGAGGCGACAGCAGCCAGAGCTGCATTGGCTGCGCTTAACTGCCTTCATGTCCTGATTGGAGCGGGGCACTCGACAAAAATGCAGGTAGGTGGCCCCGGACTGGCGAATGATCGCAGAGCCGGCTTCACCGTCAAAGCTGACGGGGCCCTATCTTATATGGTTTCCTACGGCGGGCAGGGCAACGTCGGCTTCGACGACAATTGGATGGACCTCTTCTCCGGAGCGGACGCCCAGGAAATCATCGCAAACCTTGGCATCGCCCTCGAACAAGCTGTCAATCCGGCATTGCATCGTCCGCTCAGCGAAAGGCTACTCGATGCAATGCAGTGGTATGGTGAAGCCGTGAGGGAACCGTCTCAGGGCGCCAAGGCCGTAAAATATGTAACCGCCCTCGAACGGATGGTGATGACCGACGAGAAGGATGACATCGCAAGCCTCGTGTCATCGCGAGTTGCTGCGCTCTGCCTAGAAGAACCGACTGTCCACTGTCGGGATCGTTGGCAGGTCGATGTTCGAAGAGCCTATGATATCCGTTCGAGGCTGGTGCACGGTTCGGTTTCTCCCACATCGGAGATTGTCTTTGAGGGCGTTCGGCTCGGGTCGCAGCTTGCTCGCAGCACCTTACTGAATGCAGTCAGGCTAATCGGTGCAAAAGGACTGCGTGATGAGGCAGCGACCAATCGGGATCTCGCGCGCTGGTTCGATGGAATGGTTCGTCACGTAGACGAGGTAATTCTTCAAAGCATTCCTAGGGCTTCGACAATGCCCTTCGCGTGA